The sequence CTCATATATGGAACTCTTGATATATCACAAACATATTTATCTATAGATCCACTTACAGCAAACGGAATTGAATCTTGCTGATAACCACTTTTAATATAACTAAAAATTTTTTGAGCTTCAAATCCTGTTGTTCCTGATTGAAATTTTAAACCATATTGTGCCATTGTGATAAAACGGAGATTAGCAATACTTAGTGTTCTTTCTTTTAGGTTGTTATCACTTAAATCATCTTGACTTTCTATATAATATTCAGAATATACAGAATTGTTTTTTCCAATCAATAAAATTGGGTAAACTGATGCACTTTCAAATGTCTTTATATACGATACATCTACAATACTTTTGATCTTGTTTTCTGACTTTAATTTCTCAAAAATTGGTCTCCCATATTCTGTTGAAGTGAATTTGTTTGGGATAATCCAAGCAAAATTAGACACTTTTTGTAACCGAAGTCCCATTAAGATAAACAATATAAAAATATCATATGAACCACTAACTTCACGATATATCTGTCTATATTTCTCTTTAGTAATAGAATTATTTTTACTCAATTCACGAGTATTTATATAAGGCGGATTGCCTATGATGCAATCAAAGCCTGAAAAATCCCCCTCATCGTTCAACACTTCAGGGAATTCAAAACGCCATTCAAACGCATTGTGATACTCTCCACCACTTAAAGCATCATCAAGCTTTTTTCTCAAAGCTCTAATACGCCCATAAGAAGCAAAAGCCTCTTCCTCTTCTTTGGGGCTTAGTTTGGGTGTGCCAAAAAGGCTTGGGGTAAAGTAATTTAACCCAGCTAGCAAGCTCTTATCGTCTAGGGCAAAATAATTGTAATCTTTAATGTGTTTTTCAATAGCCTTTTCAAGCTCTGCTTTGGTTTTAGGGTCTTTGAGCGTGAGGGAAAAAGTGTTTTTTAAGTCTTGGATTTTGTTGATAAGATCTGCTTTATTTAAGGGATAGAGAGGGTTTGGGTCTTTGTATTGGGCGACTAGATCTTTGTATTCTTGGATTTTTTGCTTGATATTGGGGATCTTTTTGAGATCGTCATTCAAATTAAAGCGTGAGATCAAGCCGTTAGCACACTTAATGTTAATATCAATATTGGGGAGGGTTTCAAGCGCGTTAGTGTTCTTGCCCTTTTCAAAAATATAATAGCTGTATTTTAAAAGCTCTATCCATAGCCTGAGCTTGGTGATTTCGCAAGAATTGGGGTTAATATCCACGCCAAAAAGGCAGTTTTCAATGATGGATTTTTTAAGCTCAAAAAGTTCTTTTTGGATTTGGTGGTGGGGGTCGTTTTCGCTATGCGGTATGGTGTAATTAAAGACTTTATCCTCTAGCGTGTGAATGATGATTTCATCGTTTTCTAATCTAAGCTCGTGGCGATACAAGGAAGCAATAAGCCCTAACTCATAAGCGATCCACACCATTTCATTGAGCGCTGAAACCAAGAAATGCCCGCTCCCCACCGCCGGATCGCAAACGCGTAAGGTTAAAAGCGTGTTTAGGTATTCTTTAGCTTTTTGATTTGAAAAATTTCTGTCTATTTTTTCTCGCAACGCTTCTAAATCTTTGCAGTCCCACTGATAAATGGCGTTGAATTTATCCCGCACGATGGGCGTGATACTCTCTTTACACATGTAGCTTGTGATGAAGCTTGGGGTATAAAAGCTCCCCTCTTTATAGCCGTTGAGTTTTTCAAAAACAAGCCCTAAAACGCTAGGGTTAATCAAACGGCTTTCGCTCTTATTTTGATTATCTTTAATGTCTTTAGGGGTGGTGGTGAAATCATAAACGCACAAAAATTCAAAAAGGTATTTTAGCAAGGGCAAATCTTTTTCTTTTTGGTAATCTTCATGTTTTTTGAGAACGGAATTTTTATAGATTTCTAGCTTTTTATTGTCTAAAAGCTTGATTTCATACCCCTTTAATTCCAAAGGCGTTTTATCAAACAAACTGGAATTCAAATAAGGGATTTTTTCTAAAATCTTGTCTTTTTTAATTTCTGGTAAACGCTCGCTGTTTTTCTTGGCTAGGACTTCAAAAAAGAGGGTGTTTAGGGCGTTGAAATCCTTAAAGTTTTCTATGGTTAAGAAAGGATTTTCAAAATGCTTGAAAGAAATTAAAAGGCTTTCTAAAAGCCGTAAAAACAAGATGCGGTTATTCCAAGCGATGAGTAACGCCATGACTTCTTCATCGTCTAAATTTTCGTATTTCTTTTTTAAAGCATCGCTTAGGGAGTTTTCGGTGTGACTGGGCTTGATTAAGATTTTCCCTTTATCATTTTGCTCTTCTAACCCTAAAATGTAAAGCAATTCTTCATAAAAATCTTTGTTAAGCGTGTTAGCGTCAAGGGTTTTCCTTTGTTTTAAAAGGACTTCGTGGCTTAAAACTTGATAAATCAAAGGGAGTTCTTTAGGATCGTAACTGCTCAAATTAAAGTGAGTGTAGCGGAGTTCGTCTTCAAAATCCTTTTTTAAATATTCCTCTAAATCGCTGTAGAATCTTTTGGTGCTAGGGTCTGTGCCTTCTTTTTTAGCGCAATTATCATAGAATTTTTTGATGCGTTTATCGTTTTGGAAAAGGGTGCAAAAATCCCTACAATCAAAGAGGAAAAATTCATGCGCGTTGCAAATAATGGCGTGTTTTAGGGAGTTATTGTCTTCTATCGCATTTAAAAAATAAAAAACCATTTGACAAAAGGCTTTACTGAGCGGGTTTTCTCTGTCTTTGGGGAATTCGTTCCTATTGTTTAGGGCTTTGGCTTCAATAAGCACCCGAACTTCCCCATCCACATAGATCGCACTATCCACTTTTTTATTGGTGTTGCAGTCATAACCATAGGCATTTTTTAAAAACTTATTGATTTCATTTTTTTGAAATTCTTCATCATCTTGTTTTGGTGCGTTTTTTAATAAGCTGTTTATTTCTTTTTCAAAATTTTCTATAGTTTCCTTTTTGGGTTCTTGGGGATTGTGTTTTTTAATAAAATCCTTGAGCGAGATATGAGTGAAACAAATCATGAAAACGCCTTTGAAATGGGATAAAAACGATTATAACAAAAGTGGTATGAATTTTAAATAAAACGCTTTTTTTTAAAATTGTTCCATGTGAAACATTAAAGCAACTCTAATCTTTACGATTTAAAACTTCATTAATCAACGCGCTTAATTGATCTTTTTTAATTTTGGTTTTGTATTCAATATTCACGCCTTGCTTTTTTAAAGCTTCAAAAAATTTTTTAGCGGTTGAAATTTTGCGCTTTTCTTCTTCGCGCAATTCGTTTTCATGTTCAACCCCCTTAGTTTCTACCACTAACAACACTTTTTTATCGTTGTTTTCAACCACATACCCAAAATCAGGACTGTAAGTTTGATTTAACCCTACTGGGATTTTAACCCTAGGGAGCTTGCCAAAAACAATGATTTTAGTGTCGTTAGATTCTTCAATCGTGTCTTTTTCAATCTCGCTCTCCACTTGCATGAAATTTTCATACAGGCATTTTTCTTGCGCGCTTGAATTTTTAATCTCATATTTATCCCCCACCAAACTACCGTCTAAAAATTCTCTAATTTCTCCTTTTTCATCATAAAACGCATCGTTTTTTTTGTTTTTAATCGTCGTTTCGCGCATTTGATAGGAGATTTTATCTTTAATATTTTGATAAATGATTTCCAAAAACAGCTCTTCTAAGCACTTTAAGCCCTCTTGTTCGTTTTTTTTAATTTCATTAAACTTGTTTTCATCAATTTTTTCTAACACTTTAGCCACGCTTTTAAAACTCAATTTCACCTTATTGGACAAGGTGCTGATAAATTCATGCAAGCTCCACACGCATGCGCTTTCTCGCTCAAAAATCTCTGTTTTGGCGTTATTTCCCATCGTTTCTACTTTTTTATGCATTGTAACCGAAACGATTTTTGAACTGACATTAAAAGAAGAATTAATATTTTTGACAATCTCATCAATCAAGCTCTCGCTATCAATGGCATAAGCGATCCGGGCTTGATGATTCAAGCTCTCCCATAAGGTTTCAAATTTTTTAAAATTTTCTTTATTGATTTTGATTTTTTCAGTTTTTCGCTCGTTTTTGTCCCTCACTCTAGGATTGCCAACTAAGCGATCTTTTAAAAAATCTTTTAATTTTTCAAAATCCAAGTATTTTTCATCTTTTAATTTTTCAAGTTCTGGCTCTTTTTCTAAAAATTCGTTTTGGTTGAGAGTGAGTTTAAAGTTTTCATCACCTGTTTTTTCTCCAAAACCCAAACCCTCTAATGTTTCAAACAAAACCCCGTAATACCCTTTTTTAACAATGCCGCTTTTTTCTAACTCTTCTGCGCTAAATACTTGTTTAATCAAGCTATGTTCGCTTATCTCTTGCTGGATCGCTCCCACAAAATCCCCCTCAACTTGCGGCACGATCACCACCAATTCATTGACAAAATCAAAATCAGCATGCTCTTTAGTGATGCGTTCGCCCTTATCATTCACAGCTAGCCTTAACCCCCTACCGATTTGTTGCAATTTAGTGATATTAGAATGGCTGGGGGCTAATTTGCAAATCGTCATCACATTAGGGTTATCCCACCCCTCTTGCAACGCCCATTGCGAAAAAATAAACCTGAGATCGGAATCAAAACTCAGCAATTTTTCTTTTTCTTTTAAAATGAGCGCGATCACTTGGGCTTCATCGCTCTCTTTCTTGCTTTTAGCGAAATACCCTCCATGCACTTTGTAAATAGCGTCTTTGGTGCGTTCTAAATACGCTCTGTAATTTTCATCTAAAGGCTTTTTTAAGACTTCTTCAAGCTTTTGTTGGTAGAGTTTTTCAAATAAAAGGGCTAATTTAGCCGGCTGTTCATTCTCGCTTAAATAGCTATTCACCCCGCTAATAAACACCATGCACAAGGCTTTAATCCCCTTTTTAAAAAGCCCTTCTTCTCTTTCAAAATGGCTTTTTATCGCTTCTTTCAGCATCACTTCTTGTTCGCCCTCTAAAAGATGAGAAAAAGGCTCTTTTTGATCCAGCAACAAATTAAAGCCATTGAGAAAACGAATCTCAGTTTTAGTGATTTTTTCTACAATGTAATCTTCTAAAGCACTGA is a genomic window of Helicobacter pylori oki112 containing:
- a CDS encoding Eco57I restriction-modification methylase domain-containing protein, whose translation is MICFTHISLKDFIKKHNPQEPKKETIENFEKEINSLLKNAPKQDDEEFQKNEINKFLKNAYGYDCNTNKKVDSAIYVDGEVRVLIEAKALNNRNEFPKDRENPLSKAFCQMVFYFLNAIEDNNSLKHAIICNAHEFFLFDCRDFCTLFQNDKRIKKFYDNCAKKEGTDPSTKRFYSDLEEYLKKDFEDELRYTHFNLSSYDPKELPLIYQVLSHEVLLKQRKTLDANTLNKDFYEELLYILGLEEQNDKGKILIKPSHTENSLSDALKKKYENLDDEEVMALLIAWNNRILFLRLLESLLISFKHFENPFLTIENFKDFNALNTLFFEVLAKKNSERLPEIKKDKILEKIPYLNSSLFDKTPLELKGYEIKLLDNKKLEIYKNSVLKKHEDYQKEKDLPLLKYLFEFLCVYDFTTTPKDIKDNQNKSESRLINPSVLGLVFEKLNGYKEGSFYTPSFITSYMCKESITPIVRDKFNAIYQWDCKDLEALREKIDRNFSNQKAKEYLNTLLTLRVCDPAVGSGHFLVSALNEMVWIAYELGLIASLYRHELRLENDEIIIHTLEDKVFNYTIPHSENDPHHQIQKELFELKKSIIENCLFGVDINPNSCEITKLRLWIELLKYSYYIFEKGKNTNALETLPNIDINIKCANGLISRFNLNDDLKKIPNIKQKIQEYKDLVAQYKDPNPLYPLNKADLINKIQDLKNTFSLTLKDPKTKAELEKAIEKHIKDYNYFALDDKSLLAGLNYFTPSLFGTPKLSPKEEEEAFASYGRIRALRKKLDDALSGGEYHNAFEWRFEFPEVLNDEGDFSGFDCIIGNPPYINTRELSKNNSITKEKYRQIYREVSGSYDIFILFILMGLRLQKVSNFAWIIPNKFTSTEYGRPIFEKLKSENKIKSIVDVSYIKTFESASVYPILLIGKNNSVYSEYYIESQDDLSDNNLKERTLSIANLRFITMAQYGLKFQSGTTGFEAQKIFSYIKSGYQQDSIPFAVSGSIDKYVCDISRVPYMRKRFKYPHISVKVPVAKTKIDFWINEKIVIAGMTKIIEAYYTKTPLALGVGIYAIYDFCGINPLLILGVLNSSFMSWYARENFKDKHMSGGYLGLNKGNLEKLPMFELTKSNKPTADKIIALVDKILQAKEKDPKANTQRLEKEIDALVYQLYNLTDEEIKIIEDGQ
- a CDS encoding type III restriction-modification system endonuclease; translated protein: MKIKFKRLDYQEQCRDQILGVFKGIYLREPENDAQRISNHVFEIVEIKDLLLENIQNLRSKQKITHGSVGIEKSLNCDILMETGTGKTFCFLECVYSLHKNYHLSKFIVLVPSNAIKLGVLKSIEITREFFKSEYSTHLESDEDIRSFILASNHKCCVLVMTFSAFNKEKNTINKSCLENTNLFNGAKSYMQALANIRPIVIMDEPHRFLGDKTKKYLEQLNALVTLRFGATFKDDYNNLIYALDSKKAFDCALVKSISVASVGESNEYFLELKGIEKRNGYEAMINYTNLENKTQSVKVKEHDNLGVVTQISALEDYIVEKITKTEIRFLNGFNLLLDQKEPFSHLLEGEQEVMLKEAIKSHFEREEGLFKKGIKALCMVFISGVNSYLSENEQPAKLALLFEKLYQQKLEEVLKKPLDENYRAYLERTKDAIYKVHGGYFAKSKKESDEAQVIALILKEKEKLLSFDSDLRFIFSQWALQEGWDNPNVMTICKLAPSHSNITKLQQIGRGLRLAVNDKGERITKEHADFDFVNELVVIVPQVEGDFVGAIQQEISEHSLIKQVFSAEELEKSGIVKKGYYGVLFETLEGLGFGEKTGDENFKLTLNQNEFLEKEPELEKLKDEKYLDFEKLKDFLKDRLVGNPRVRDKNERKTEKIKINKENFKKFETLWESLNHQARIAYAIDSESLIDEIVKNINSSFNVSSKIVSVTMHKKVETMGNNAKTEIFERESACVWSLHEFISTLSNKVKLSFKSVAKVLEKIDENKFNEIKKNEQEGLKCLEELFLEIIYQNIKDKISYQMRETTIKNKKNDAFYDEKGEIREFLDGSLVGDKYEIKNSSAQEKCLYENFMQVESEIEKDTIEESNDTKIIVFGKLPRVKIPVGLNQTYSPDFGYVVENNDKKVLLVVETKGVEHENELREEEKRKISTAKKFFEALKKQGVNIEYKTKIKKDQLSALINEVLNRKD